The stretch of DNA CGAGGTCCTCGAGCGCCTTGCCGACGGTCGAGCGTCCGGCTCCGGACATGCCGGTGACGATGAGGATGTCGTGCTGCTGCGACGCGGACGTCGGGGCGGGTCGGTCGTCGCTCGTGTCGCTCATGTGTGGGAGGGCTCCGTCGTGGCGGCCCGGGCCACGGCCCGGGGAGGTCTCGGCTGCGGGTGCCGGCTGCTCGTCCAGGCTACCGTCCCCCGTCCGGGGCGGCGCGGGTCACCGGGGGCGGGAGGGTCCGTCGTCGGAGACGGCGGGGACGCGGACGGGACCGGTCGGGACGGTCGGGACCGTCGGGACCGTCGGGACCGTCGGGACCGTCGGACGGGAGGCTCGGCTCGGCTCCGCCGCATCGGTCACCTCGTGCGCGTCCTGGTCGACGGCCGTGGCCCGCTCCGGCGTGCTGGAGTCGGGCTCGCTGGCGTCCCGTTCGCTCGCTTCCGGCGCGCTGGCGGCCGGTGCACTCGCTTCCGGCGCGCTGCGCGGTGTCTGCGCGAGCTTCGTGACGACCGCTGCCGCCGTCGCCGCGCCGACGCCGTTCACCTCGGCGATCTGCTCCGCCGTCGCCTCCCGCAGGCGCGCCACCGACCCGAAGTGCTTGAGCAGGGCGTTGACCCGTGTCGGACCGAGCCCGGGGATCTCGGACAGCTGCGACCGGACGTCGCGCTTCCGCCGGGTCCGCTGGTGGGTGATCGCGAACCGGTGCGCCTCGTCACGGATCCGCTGGATCAGGAAGAGCGCCTCGGAGTTGCGCGGCATGATCACCGGGAAGTCGTCGTCGGGCAGCCAGAGCTCCTCGAGACGCTTCGCGATGCCGACCAGCGCGATGTCGTGCACGCCTGCCTCGTCCATCGCCCGCTTCGCCGCCTGCACCTGCGGCTGCCCGCCGTCGACGATGAGCAGCTGCGGTCGGTAGGCGAAGCGCTTCGTCGGCTTCGTGCCCTCGACGACCTCGTCGCTGGTGGCGTCCGGGACGTCCGGCACCGCGGCGTCCTCGTCGAGGCGCGCCAGACGGCGGGACAGCACCTGGTACATGCTGTCCGTGTCGTCGGTCGTCTCGGCGATCGTGTACCGGCGGTACTGGTCCTTCCGCGGCAGCCCGTCCTCGAACACCACCATCGACGCGACGACGTTCGTGCCCTGCAGGTGCGAGATGTCGTAGCACTCCATGCGCAGGGGGGCCTCGGTCATGCCGAGGGCGTCCTGGATGTCCGCGAGGGCGGCCGACCGGGTCGTGTAGTCGGCGCTCCGCTTCGTCTTGTAGAGCATGAGCGCCTGCGCGGCGTTCTGAGCCGCCGTGCGGGCCAGGCCCGCACGGTCGCCGCGCTGCGCGGTGCTGAGCTTCGTGCCGCGCCCACCGCGCCGTTCGCTGAGCCACTGCTGCAGCGCCTCGGCGTCCTCGGGGAGCTCGGGGACGACGACCTCACGCGGGACGTCGTCGCTCGTCGCGTACTGGCCCTGGACGATCTGCTCGACGAGGTCACCGGTGCTGATGTCGAGCTCCTTGTCGACCACCCAGCCCCGGACACCGCGGATGCGCCCGCCTCGGACCGAGAAGAGCTGCACGGCGGCCGCGAGCTCGTCCTCGGCGACGCCGAACAGGTCGAGGTCGACCGAGTCGCGGAGGACGACGGCCGACTTCTCGAGCACGGCCTCGAGGGCACCGACCTGGTCGCGGTACTTCGCGGCCTGCTCGTAGTCCATCGCGTCGGCCGCCGCGGCCATGCGCTGCCGCAGGGTCGTGATCACCCGGCGGTCGTAGCTGCCCATGAAGCGGACGAACTCCTCGACGATCGCCCGGTGCTCCGCGATGGTGACCTTCTGCGAACAGGGGCCACCGCACTTGCCGATCTGCCCGGGGAAGCACGGCTTGCCGGTCTGCATCGCCTTCTTGTACGACGAGTCCGAGCAGGTGCGGATCGGGAAGACCTTGATCATCAGGTCGATGGTGTCGTGCACCGCCCAGATCTTCGGGTAGGGCCCGAAGTACTTCGCGCCCTTGATCTTCCGGTTGCGCGTCACCATCACCCGCGGCGACTCCTCGCCCAGGGTGATCGCCATGTACGGGTACGACTTGTCGTCCCGGAACTTGACGTTGAAGGGCGGGTCGAACTCCTTGATCCAGGTGTACTCGAGCTGCAGGGCCTCGATCTCGGAGCCGACCGTGGTCCACTCGACGCTCCGCGCGGTGAGCACCATCCGCCGGGTGCGCTCGTGCAGGGTCGGCAGCGGGGCGAAGTAGTTGCTCAGCCGGGCGCGGAGGTTCTTCGCCTTGCCGACGTAGAGCACCCGGCCGGCCTCGTCACGCCACCGGTAGACGCCTGGGTCGGTCGGGATCTCCCCCGCCTTCGGCCGCCAGGAGACGGTGTCCGCCACCTACCGAGCACCCGCCTTCTGCTTGCCCTGCTGCTTCGCGCCCTGGTGCGCCGCGGCCGGCTGCTTCGCGCCGTGCTGCGCGGTGCCCTGCTGCTTCTGGGTGGCCTGCCGCGCGCCGACGGCCTGCTCCTTGCCGACACGGGCGTCCTGCGCGTCGAAGATCTCGCGGAGGAAGACGCCGGTGTGGCTCTCGGGGACGTCGGCCACGTGCTCCGGGGTCCCGACGGCCAGGACCGTGCCACCGCCGGCGCCACCCTCTGGTCCCATGTCGACCAGCCAGTCCGCGGACTTGATCACGTCGAGGTTGTGCTCGATCGTGATGACGGTGTTGCCCTTGTCGACCAGGCTCTGCAGCACGAGCAGCAGCTTCCGGACGTCCTCGAAGTGCAGACCGGTCGTCGGCTCGTCGAGCACGTACACGGTGCGGCCGTTCGAGCGGCGCTGGAGCTCCGTCGCCAGCTTGACGCGCTGGGCCTCGCCGCCGGAGAGCGTCGTGGCGCTCTGCCCGAGGCGCACGTACCCGAGGCCCACGTCGACGAGCGTCGCCATGTAGCGGTGGATCGCGGAGATCGGCTCGAAGAACTCGGCCGCCTCGCTGATCGGCATGTCGAGGACCTCGGAGATGTCCTTGCCCTTGTAGTGCACCTGGAGCGTCTCGCGGTTGTACCGCGCACCACCGCAGACCTCGCACGCGACGTAGACGTCGGGCAGGAAGTTCATCTCGATCTTGATCGTGCCGTCGCCGGAGCAGTTCTCGCAGCGGCCGCCCTTGACGTTGAAGCTGAACCGGCCGGGCTGGTAGCCGCGGGCCTTCGCTTCGGGCGTCTCAGCGAACAGCTGCCGGATGCGGTCGAACACGCCCGTGTAGGTCGCCGGGTTCGACCGCGGCGTGCGGCCGATCGGTGCCTGGTCGACGTGCACGACCTTGTCGAGCTGGTCGAGGCCCTTCACGCGGGTGTGCTTGCCGGCGATGTGCCGAGCCCCGTTGAGCTGGTTCGCGAGCACCTTGTACAGGATGTCGTTCACCAGGGTCGACTTGCCGGAACCGCTGACACCGGTGACCGCGGTGAAGACGCCGAGCGGGAAGTCGACGTCCACCTGCTTGAGGTTGTTCGCTCGGGCACCCTGGACGCTGATCACGCGCTTCGGGTTGACCTTCCGGCGCTCCGCCGGCACCTCGATCGCACGACGGCCGGCGAGGTAGTCCCCCGTCACCGACTCGCGGTTCTCGATGATGCCCTCGTACGAGCCGGAGTGCACGACCTTGCCGCCGTTCACGCCGGCGCCCGGTCCGATGTCGACGACCCAGTCGGCCGTGCGGATGGTGTCCTCGTCGTGCTCGACGACGATGAGCGTGTTGCCGAGGTCCTTGAGCTTGACGAGCGTGTCGATGAGTCGACGGTTGTCGCGCTGGTGCAGACCGATGCTCGGCTCGTCGAGCACGTAGAGCACGCCGGTCAGGCCCGAGCCGATCTGCGTCGCGAGCCGGATGCGCTGCGCCTCGCCGCCGGAGAGGCCGCCGGCCCCGCGCGCGAGGGTGAGGTAGTTGAGGCCGACCTCGAGCAGGAACTCGAGGCGCGCCCGGATCTCACGGAGCACCGCGGCGGCGATGTGCGCCTCGCGCTCGGTGAGCGTGAGCTCCTCCATGAAGCCGTAGGCCTGGTCGAGCGACATGTCGGTCACGTCAGCGATGCTGCGGCCGTCGACCGTCACCGCGAGGACCTCGGGCTTGAGGCGCGTGCCGTCGCACACCGGGCAGGGCACCTCGCGCAGGTAGCCCTGGAAGCGCTGCCGCTGCGAGTCGGACTCGGCCTCGGCGAACTTGCGCTCGATGTAGGGCATGACGCCCTCGAAGCCGCTCGTGTACCGCATCTCGCGGCCGAAGCGGTTCTTCCACGACACCGAGACCTGGAAGTCCTTGCCGGTCAGGATCGCGGCCTGCACGGTGGGGTCGAGCTGGTTCCACGGGGTGTCGAGGCTGAACCCGAGGTCCTTGCCGAGGCCGGCGAGGAGCTTCTCGAAGTACGAGTACAGCCCGCTCGTACCGGTCCAGGGCAGCAGGACGCCGTCACGCAGCGACGCCTCGGGGTCGCCGAGCACCAGGTCCGGGTCGACCGACATGCGCGTGCCGAGCCCCGAGCACACGGGGCAGGCACCGAAGGGGGCGTTGAACGAGAACGTGCGCGGCTCGATCTCGGTCAGCGCGAGCGGGTGGTTGTTCGGGCAGGAGAGGTTCTCGGAGTAGGTCCGGACCGCACCGGGCCCCTCGTGGTCGACCAGGTCGATCGCCACGGTACCGCCCGTGAGCCGCAGGGCGGTCTCGAGGGAGTCGGTGAGGCGGCCGAGGATGTCGTCGCTCGCGACGAGGCGGTCGACGATCACCGAGATGTCGTGCTTGACCTGCTTCTTCAGCTTGGGCGGGTCGCTCAGCTGGACCCGCTCGCCGTCGACGATCGCGCGGGCGTACCCGGAGGCGGCGAGCTCCTGGAACAGGTCGACGAACTCGCCCTTCTTCTTCGAGACCACCGGCGCGAGCACCTGGAAGCGCGTGCCGGTCTCGAACTCCATGAGCTGGTCGGCGATCTGCTGCACGCTCTGCTTGCTGATCACCTCGCCGCAGACGGGGCAGTGCGGGACACCGATGCGCGCCCAGAGCAGGCGCATGTAGTCGTAGACCTCGGTGATCGTGCCGACGGTCGAGCGCGGGTTCCGGTTCGTCGACTTCTGGTCGATCGAGACCGCCGGGGAGAGCCCCTCGATGAAGTCGACGTCGGGGCGGTCCACCTGGCCGAGGAACTGGCGCGCGTACGCCGAGAGCGACTCCACGTAGCGACGCTGGCCCTCGGCGAAGATCGTGTCGAACGCGAGCGAGGACTTGCCGGACCCGGACAGCCCCGTGAAGACGACGAGCGAGTCGCGCGGGATCTCGAGGTCGACGTCGCGCAGGTTGTGGACGCGAGCACCCCGGACGCTGAGCGTCGAGGTGCTGTGCGGCGCCGTCCCGCCGGGGATGTGGAGGTCTGCGGGCTCGCCGAAGGCGTTCCGGCCCGGGGTCGCGGTTCCGCGGTCAGAGGTGATGGTCATCGCAGACGATTCTACGAAGCAGCACCGACATCCGTCCGGGCGTGGCGGGCTACCCGAGTATGTCGAGAGCGAACGCGACCCCCGTCGCCCGCTCGCTGGCCGTCCACAGCCGCGCTGCGGCGGTCCGGTCGTGCGCGCGCGGTCGCGCGGGCACGAGGCTCGGCGGTCCGGCGAACTGGAGCGGACCGCCGGGCCCCCAGTACTCCCCCGAGCGGACACTCCCGCCCACCGCGGCGTGCACGAGCGGCCACGCCCCGGCGTCCTTGCCCTGCGCCACCCAGCCCGATCCCGCGCGCATCCACGCCGGCTCCGAGCGCGTCGGGGCGACGTCCGGGCGGGGCGGTGCGGCGGCGTCGAGTGCCAGTCCCGGGTGCGCGACGACGCTGCGCACCCGCGACCCCGCGTCGCCGAGCCGCTGCGCGAGCTCGAAGCCGAACAGCATCACCGCGAGCTTGCTCCTGCTGTACTGCCGGTGCCCCTCGTACCGCCCGACCGCGAGGGGATCGGTGCGGTCGAGCGCGGCGAAGCGGTGCGCGATGGAACCGAGGTGCACGACCCGGCCGGTGTCCTGGTCGAGCGCGGGCAGCGCCAGGGCGGTCCAGGCGAAGTGCCCGAGGTGGTTCGTCCCGACCTGCAGCTCGAACCCCTGCGCCGTGCGCTGCGGCCGGGCGGACCCGACGACGCCGGCGTTGTTCAGGAGCGCGTGCACCGGCCCGAGTCCCGGCAGCTCGGAGGCCGCCTCGCGGACGCTGCCGAGGTCGGCGAGGTCGAGGTGCAGGTGCACCAGGTCGGCGTCGTCCACGTGCTTCCGGATGCTCCGCTCGGCGGCGGCGGCGCGGTCCGGGTTGCGCGTCGCGAGCACGACCCGGTGTCCCTGTGCCGCGAGCTGTTCCGCGGCGTGGTACCCGAGCCCGGCACTGGCGCCCGTGACGACGACGGTGCGCCGCCCGGGCGCCGGGGTGTCAGCGGACATGCCCGGCGGACTCCATCTGGCGCAGGGCCTTCTTGAGGTCCTGGACCTCGTCGCGGAGCCGTGCCGCGAGCTCGAACTTGAGCTCGGCCGCGGCCTGCAGCATCTGGTCGTTGAGGTCGGCGATGGTCGCCTCGAGCTGGGTCGCGCCCTCGCCGGCGATGCCCTCGCGGCGCAGGTTCGGCGTGGGCGACCGACGGCCGTCGGCGGCAGGACGACCCTCGAGCAGCGCCTTCGTGTCGTCGCTCTCGCGCTGCAGCACCTCGGTGATGTCCGCGATCTTCTTGCGGAGCGGCTGCGGGTCGATGCCGTGCTCGAGGTTGTAGGCGACCTGCTTCTCGCGACGCCGGTCGGTCTCCTCGATGGCCTGCTGCATGGAGTCGGTGATCTTGTCGGCGTACATGAGCACCTGGCCCGACACGTTGCGGGCGGCGCGACCGATCGTCTGGATCAGCGATGTCGACGAGCGGAGGAACCCTTCCTTGTCGGCGTCGAGGATCGCCACGAGGGACACCTCGGGCAGGTCGAGGCCCTCTCGGAGCAGGTTGATGCCGACGAGCACGTCGTACACGCCCTGGCGCAGCTCGGTCAGCAGCTCGACGCGCTTCAGGGTGTCGACGTCCGAGTGCAGGTACCGCACGCGGACCCCCGCGTTCCCGAGGAAGTCCGTGAGCTCCTCGGCCATCCGCTTGGTCAGGGTCGTGACGAGCACCCGCTCGTCGCGCTCGACGCGGAGCTTGATCTCCTCGAGGAGGTCGTCGATCTGGCCGTCGCTCGGCTTCACCACGATCTCCGGGTCGACCAGGCCGGTCGGCCGGATGATCTGCTCGACGACGCTGTCCGTCACGCCGAGCTCGTACTTGCCCGGGGTCGCGGACAGGTAGACCTTCTGGCCGACGCGCTCGAGGAACTCCTCCCACGTCAGCGGGCGGTTGTCGAGTGCGCTCGGCAGGCGGAACCCGTGCTCGACCAGGGTGCGCTTGCGGGACGCGTCGCCCTCGTACATCGCGCCGATCTGCGGCACGGTGACGTGCGACTCGTCGATGACGATGAGGAAGTCGTCCGGGAAGTAGTCGATGAGGCAGTGCGGCGCCTCGCCCGCGTCGCGCCCGTCCATGTGCCGCGAGTAGTTCTCGATGCCCGAGCAGAACCCGATCTGCTCCATCATCTCGATGTCGAACGTCGTACGCATCCGGAGCCGCTGCGCCTCGAGCAGCTTGCCCTGGCCCTCGAGTTCGGCGAGCCGCTCGGCCAGTTCGTCCTTGATGCGCTCGATCGCCCGGTGCATCACGTCGGTGTCGGCCACGTAGTGCGACGCCGGGAAGATCGAGACACCGGGCAGGTCCGCGATGACGCTGCCGGTCAGCGGGTGCAGCGAGGTCAGTGCCTCGATCTCGTCACCGAACATCTCGATGCGGATCGCGTGCTCCTCGTACATCGGGATGATCTCGATGGTGTCGCCGCGCACGCGGAACGTGCCGCGGGCGAAGTCGACGTCGTTCCGCTGGTACTGCATGCCGACGAACTTGCGGACGAGCTGGTCGCGCGAGATCGTCTGCCCGACGTGCAGCGCGATCGACGCGTTCATGTACTGCTCCGGCGTCCCGAGGCCGTAGATGCAGGACACCGTGGAGACCACCACGACGTCGCGCCGGCTGAGCAGCGAGTTCGTCGTCGAGTGGCGGAGTCGCTCGACCTCCGCGTTGACGGACGAGTCCTTCTCGATGAAGGTGTCCGTCTGCGGGACGTACGCCTCTGGCTGGTAGTAGTCGTAGTACGAGACGAAGTACTCGACCGCGTTGTTCGGCAGCAGTCCGCGGAACTCGTTCGCCAGCTGCGCGGCGAGGGTCTTGTTGTGCGCGAGCACGAGCGTCGGACGCTGCACCTGCTCGATGAGCCAGGCGGTCGTGGCCGACTTGCCGGTGCCGGTCGCACCGAGGAGCACCACGTCGGTCTCACCGGCGTTGATCCGACCGGCGAGCTCGGCGATCGCCGCCGGCTGGTCACCGCTCGGCGAGTACTCGCTGATCACCTCGAAGGGACGGATCGCCCGGGTGGGCTCGATCGACACTGCCATGCCGTCAACGGTAGTCGCGACCCCTGACACGACGCGGCCCTGATCGCCCACAGCTGAGCGTGTGCGCGACGGCGCCGCACCACGTCACCCGGCGATGCGCTCCCACACCTCGTCCGCCGAACGGAGGGTGTCGGCGAGCGAACCGGTGGCGTCGACCACGTGGTCCGCGAGGGCAAGTCGCTCCGCGTCGGACGCCTGTGCGGCCACCCGTCGCTCGGCCTCCGCACGGGGCAGGTCCCGGTGCGTGACGAGCCGCTCGACGCGCAGCGCC from Curtobacterium sp. SGAir0471 encodes:
- the uvrA gene encoding excinuclease ABC subunit UvrA encodes the protein MTITSDRGTATPGRNAFGEPADLHIPGGTAPHSTSTLSVRGARVHNLRDVDLEIPRDSLVVFTGLSGSGKSSLAFDTIFAEGQRRYVESLSAYARQFLGQVDRPDVDFIEGLSPAVSIDQKSTNRNPRSTVGTITEVYDYMRLLWARIGVPHCPVCGEVISKQSVQQIADQLMEFETGTRFQVLAPVVSKKKGEFVDLFQELAASGYARAIVDGERVQLSDPPKLKKQVKHDISVIVDRLVASDDILGRLTDSLETALRLTGGTVAIDLVDHEGPGAVRTYSENLSCPNNHPLALTEIEPRTFSFNAPFGACPVCSGLGTRMSVDPDLVLGDPEASLRDGVLLPWTGTSGLYSYFEKLLAGLGKDLGFSLDTPWNQLDPTVQAAILTGKDFQVSVSWKNRFGREMRYTSGFEGVMPYIERKFAEAESDSQRQRFQGYLREVPCPVCDGTRLKPEVLAVTVDGRSIADVTDMSLDQAYGFMEELTLTEREAHIAAAVLREIRARLEFLLEVGLNYLTLARGAGGLSGGEAQRIRLATQIGSGLTGVLYVLDEPSIGLHQRDNRRLIDTLVKLKDLGNTLIVVEHDEDTIRTADWVVDIGPGAGVNGGKVVHSGSYEGIIENRESVTGDYLAGRRAIEVPAERRKVNPKRVISVQGARANNLKQVDVDFPLGVFTAVTGVSGSGKSTLVNDILYKVLANQLNGARHIAGKHTRVKGLDQLDKVVHVDQAPIGRTPRSNPATYTGVFDRIRQLFAETPEAKARGYQPGRFSFNVKGGRCENCSGDGTIKIEMNFLPDVYVACEVCGGARYNRETLQVHYKGKDISEVLDMPISEAAEFFEPISAIHRYMATLVDVGLGYVRLGQSATTLSGGEAQRVKLATELQRRSNGRTVYVLDEPTTGLHFEDVRKLLLVLQSLVDKGNTVITIEHNLDVIKSADWLVDMGPEGGAGGGTVLAVGTPEHVADVPESHTGVFLREIFDAQDARVGKEQAVGARQATQKQQGTAQHGAKQPAAAHQGAKQQGKQKAGAR
- a CDS encoding SDR family NAD(P)-dependent oxidoreductase, with product MSADTPAPGRRTVVVTGASAGLGYHAAEQLAAQGHRVVLATRNPDRAAAAERSIRKHVDDADLVHLHLDLADLGSVREAASELPGLGPVHALLNNAGVVGSARPQRTAQGFELQVGTNHLGHFAWTALALPALDQDTGRVVHLGSIAHRFAALDRTDPLAVGRYEGHRQYSRSKLAVMLFGFELAQRLGDAGSRVRSVVAHPGLALDAAAPPRPDVAPTRSEPAWMRAGSGWVAQGKDAGAWPLVHAAVGGSVRSGEYWGPGGPLQFAGPPSLVPARPRAHDRTAAARLWTASERATGVAFALDILG
- the uvrB gene encoding excinuclease ABC subunit UvrB, translating into MAVSIEPTRAIRPFEVISEYSPSGDQPAAIAELAGRINAGETDVVLLGATGTGKSATTAWLIEQVQRPTLVLAHNKTLAAQLANEFRGLLPNNAVEYFVSYYDYYQPEAYVPQTDTFIEKDSSVNAEVERLRHSTTNSLLSRRDVVVVSTVSCIYGLGTPEQYMNASIALHVGQTISRDQLVRKFVGMQYQRNDVDFARGTFRVRGDTIEIIPMYEEHAIRIEMFGDEIEALTSLHPLTGSVIADLPGVSIFPASHYVADTDVMHRAIERIKDELAERLAELEGQGKLLEAQRLRMRTTFDIEMMEQIGFCSGIENYSRHMDGRDAGEAPHCLIDYFPDDFLIVIDESHVTVPQIGAMYEGDASRKRTLVEHGFRLPSALDNRPLTWEEFLERVGQKVYLSATPGKYELGVTDSVVEQIIRPTGLVDPEIVVKPSDGQIDDLLEEIKLRVERDERVLVTTLTKRMAEELTDFLGNAGVRVRYLHSDVDTLKRVELLTELRQGVYDVLVGINLLREGLDLPEVSLVAILDADKEGFLRSSTSLIQTIGRAARNVSGQVLMYADKITDSMQQAIEETDRRREKQVAYNLEHGIDPQPLRKKIADITEVLQRESDDTKALLEGRPAADGRRSPTPNLRREGIAGEGATQLEATIADLNDQMLQAAAELKFELAARLRDEVQDLKKALRQMESAGHVR
- the uvrC gene encoding excinuclease ABC subunit UvrC translates to MADTVSWRPKAGEIPTDPGVYRWRDEAGRVLYVGKAKNLRARLSNYFAPLPTLHERTRRMVLTARSVEWTTVGSEIEALQLEYTWIKEFDPPFNVKFRDDKSYPYMAITLGEESPRVMVTRNRKIKGAKYFGPYPKIWAVHDTIDLMIKVFPIRTCSDSSYKKAMQTGKPCFPGQIGKCGGPCSQKVTIAEHRAIVEEFVRFMGSYDRRVITTLRQRMAAAADAMDYEQAAKYRDQVGALEAVLEKSAVVLRDSVDLDLFGVAEDELAAAVQLFSVRGGRIRGVRGWVVDKELDISTGDLVEQIVQGQYATSDDVPREVVVPELPEDAEALQQWLSERRGGRGTKLSTAQRGDRAGLARTAAQNAAQALMLYKTKRSADYTTRSAALADIQDALGMTEAPLRMECYDISHLQGTNVVASMVVFEDGLPRKDQYRRYTIAETTDDTDSMYQVLSRRLARLDEDAAVPDVPDATSDEVVEGTKPTKRFAYRPQLLIVDGGQPQVQAAKRAMDEAGVHDIALVGIAKRLEELWLPDDDFPVIMPRNSEALFLIQRIRDEAHRFAITHQRTRRKRDVRSQLSEIPGLGPTRVNALLKHFGSVARLREATAEQIAEVNGVGAATAAAVVTKLAQTPRSAPEASAPAASAPEASERDASEPDSSTPERATAVDQDAHEVTDAAEPSRASRPTVPTVPTVPTVPTVPTGPVRVPAVSDDGPSRPR